A single genomic interval of Actinomadura rubteroloni harbors:
- a CDS encoding tetratricopeptide repeat protein, with the protein MSQPGDGTNNRIDASSAHVVIQGRDINIGSLSPAVPLPRQLPAPTLYFTDREEPLRRLERARERAVRAGVPLVVVLTGPGGIGKSELAYQWLKTLGKDAEGPHFWDDMALGGARTADDVVRGFLRALGVPAADIPRAFPEMVGHFRTRTSEKPALVLLENVTVAAQVRSLLPAAPGSVLAVTARDPLPNLPGAVEVPVPPLAGDAARSLLRDLAGADDPAFDALAELCAGRPLSLCAAGSRLASRPAADVAREIRRSAPAAPDAVAAVLSTGYEELPEPSAALYRALGVLFGAEVTIETAAALTGAADPVPLLDDLRRAGLITEVGAGRYRLHELARDHARALAAPAERDAALRRLLGWYLHRAAVADHALMPGRWRLGPAFAPLLGRPPEIDPDAAGAWLEGHRAELRAAVQAAADHGWADLAVQLVEAQWALCFQRKHYEHWLDTHRRAAAVAPHASDPRFEGRVRCQLGFAYLELDRPDDAAAAFTAARAADRAAGHARGEATAVESLGLLQLRRCGAEEPPALAATRPDLAAEALDLLTDNLRLNLAMSEAADDDRAVALAWRHRGRALGATGDHDAAVAHLRRAHDLLTALGDTYNAGKALGDLGQAQVRAGRSDEARAALDAALELLPAERHAAERATVLETLSALAERDGDRAAAVAALEAALELLAGKPRADAVRARLDGLRG; encoded by the coding sequence GTGTCCCAGCCCGGCGACGGCACGAACAACCGGATCGACGCGTCGTCCGCCCATGTGGTCATCCAAGGGCGGGACATCAACATCGGCTCGCTCTCCCCGGCCGTCCCGCTGCCCCGGCAACTGCCCGCGCCGACGCTGTACTTCACCGACCGCGAGGAGCCGCTGCGCCGCCTGGAGCGGGCGCGCGAGCGGGCCGTGCGGGCGGGGGTGCCGCTCGTCGTCGTGCTCACCGGGCCGGGCGGGATCGGCAAGAGCGAACTGGCGTACCAGTGGCTGAAAACGCTCGGGAAAGACGCCGAAGGCCCGCATTTCTGGGACGACATGGCCCTCGGCGGAGCGCGCACCGCCGACGACGTCGTACGCGGATTCCTGCGTGCGCTCGGGGTGCCCGCCGCCGACATTCCGCGCGCCTTCCCGGAGATGGTCGGGCATTTCCGGACGCGCACGAGCGAAAAGCCCGCGCTCGTCCTGCTGGAGAACGTCACGGTGGCCGCGCAGGTGCGGAGCCTGCTGCCCGCCGCGCCGGGGAGCGTGCTCGCGGTGACCGCGCGCGACCCGCTGCCGAACCTGCCCGGCGCCGTGGAGGTCCCGGTGCCGCCGCTCGCGGGCGACGCGGCCCGCAGCCTGCTGCGCGACCTCGCCGGCGCCGACGACCCGGCCTTCGACGCGCTCGCCGAGCTGTGCGCGGGCCGTCCGCTCAGCCTGTGCGCGGCGGGGAGCCGGCTCGCGTCCCGCCCGGCCGCCGACGTCGCCCGCGAGATCCGGCGGTCGGCGCCCGCCGCGCCGGACGCCGTGGCCGCCGTCCTGTCGACCGGGTACGAGGAGCTTCCCGAGCCGTCCGCCGCGCTGTACCGGGCGCTCGGCGTGCTGTTCGGCGCCGAGGTCACGATCGAGACGGCCGCCGCGCTGACCGGCGCGGCCGACCCCGTCCCGCTGCTGGACGACCTGCGCCGCGCCGGGCTGATCACCGAGGTGGGCGCAGGGCGGTACCGGCTGCACGAGCTGGCCCGCGACCACGCCCGCGCCCTCGCCGCGCCCGCCGAACGGGACGCGGCGCTGCGCCGTCTCCTCGGCTGGTACCTGCACCGCGCGGCGGTCGCCGACCACGCGCTCATGCCGGGCCGGTGGCGGCTCGGGCCCGCGTTCGCGCCGCTGCTCGGCCGTCCGCCGGAGATCGACCCGGACGCGGCGGGCGCGTGGCTGGAGGGCCACCGGGCCGAACTGCGGGCGGCCGTCCAGGCGGCGGCGGACCACGGGTGGGCGGATCTCGCCGTGCAGCTCGTCGAAGCGCAGTGGGCGCTGTGCTTCCAGCGCAAGCACTACGAACACTGGCTGGACACGCACCGGCGGGCCGCCGCGGTCGCGCCGCACGCGTCCGACCCCCGCTTCGAGGGACGCGTCCGCTGCCAGCTCGGCTTCGCCTACCTGGAGCTGGACCGTCCGGACGACGCCGCCGCCGCGTTCACCGCCGCCCGCGCCGCCGACCGGGCCGCCGGGCACGCGCGCGGCGAGGCCACCGCCGTCGAGTCGCTGGGGCTGCTCCAGCTCCGGCGCTGCGGGGCCGAGGAACCGCCCGCGCTGGCGGCGACGCGCCCGGACCTCGCCGCCGAGGCCCTGGACCTGCTCACCGACAACCTGCGGCTCAACCTCGCGATGAGCGAGGCGGCCGACGACGACCGGGCCGTCGCGCTCGCCTGGCGGCACCGGGGCCGCGCGCTCGGCGCGACCGGGGACCACGACGCGGCCGTCGCCCATCTGCGGCGGGCGCACGACCTGCTCACGGCGCTCGGCGACACCTACAACGCGGGCAAGGCGCTGGGCGACCTCGGGCAGGCGCAGGTGCGCGCCGGACGGTCCGACGAGGCCCGCGCGGCGCTGGACGCGGCGCTGGAGCTGCTGCCCGCCGAGCGGCACGCGGCCGAGCGGGCGACGGTGCTGGAGACGCTGAGCGCCCTCGCCGAGCGCGACGGCGACCGCGCGGCCGCCGTCGCCGCGCTCGAAGCCGCGCTGGAGCTGCTGGCGGGGAAGCCGCGCGCGGACGCCGTCCGGGCGCGGCTGGACGGGCTCAGGGGGTGA
- a CDS encoding STAS domain-containing protein, translating into MDRVPILKIGEVLLVSIQIDLQDQTVLALQEDLADRITRTGARGVIIDITAVEVVDSFIGRMFATIAAMSRLMDAETVVVGMRPAVAITLVELGLSLGGVRTALDLEKGMRLLGAAVPGTDGR; encoded by the coding sequence ATGGACCGCGTGCCGATTCTCAAGATCGGCGAGGTCCTGCTCGTCTCGATCCAGATCGACCTGCAGGACCAGACCGTCCTCGCCCTCCAGGAGGACCTGGCCGACCGGATTACCCGGACGGGCGCCCGCGGCGTGATCATCGACATCACCGCCGTCGAGGTCGTGGACTCCTTCATCGGGCGGATGTTCGCCACGATCGCGGCGATGTCCCGGCTGATGGACGCCGAGACCGTCGTCGTCGGGATGCGGCCGGCCGTGGCGATCACGCTGGTCGAGCTGGGCCTGTCCCTCGGCGGTGTGCGCACCGCGCTGGACCTGGAGAAGGGCATGCGGCTGCTCGGCGCGGCCGTGCCCGGCACGGACGGCCGGTGA
- a CDS encoding acyl-CoA dehydrogenase family protein: MDLGLSDEQEALRRLAAEFVDREIVPHAAAWDRAEEVDRSIVPRLGDLGFLGMTLPEEHGGSGGDHLSYCLVLEELGRGDSAVRGIVSVSLGLVGKSIAGHGTDEQKREWLPRLTSGEALGCFGLTEPGTGSDAANLTTRAVRDGGDWLLTGTKMFITNGTWADVALVFARTGGPGHRGVTAFLVPTDAEGFEARVIHGKLGLRGQATAEIVLDGVRVPDAARLGPEGKGFTVAMSALAKGRMSVAAGCVGIAQGCLDAAVGYAADRDQFGKPIASYQLVQEMLARIALDVDAARLLTWRVADLIDRGLPFATESSKAKLFASEAAVRAANDALQVFGGYGYIDEYPVGKYLRDARVMTLYEGTSQIQTLLIGRALTGVSAF; this comes from the coding sequence ATGGACCTGGGACTGTCGGACGAGCAGGAGGCCCTGCGCCGCCTGGCCGCCGAGTTCGTGGACCGCGAGATCGTCCCGCACGCCGCCGCGTGGGACCGCGCCGAGGAGGTGGACCGGAGCATCGTGCCAAGGCTCGGAGACCTCGGCTTCCTCGGGATGACGCTGCCCGAGGAGCACGGCGGATCCGGCGGCGACCACCTGTCCTACTGCCTGGTGCTGGAGGAACTCGGCCGGGGCGACTCGGCGGTGCGCGGCATCGTGTCGGTGTCGCTCGGCCTGGTCGGCAAGTCGATCGCCGGCCACGGCACCGACGAGCAGAAGCGCGAATGGCTGCCCCGCCTGACGTCCGGCGAGGCGCTCGGCTGCTTCGGCCTCACCGAGCCCGGCACCGGATCGGACGCCGCGAACCTCACCACCCGGGCCGTCCGCGACGGCGGCGACTGGCTGCTCACCGGCACCAAGATGTTCATCACCAACGGCACCTGGGCCGACGTCGCGCTCGTCTTCGCCCGCACCGGCGGGCCGGGGCACCGGGGCGTGACGGCCTTCCTCGTCCCGACGGACGCGGAGGGGTTCGAGGCCCGCGTCATCCACGGCAAGCTCGGGCTGCGCGGGCAGGCGACCGCCGAGATCGTCCTGGACGGCGTGCGCGTCCCGGACGCGGCACGGCTCGGCCCCGAGGGCAAGGGCTTCACGGTCGCGATGAGCGCGCTCGCCAAGGGCCGCATGTCGGTCGCGGCGGGCTGCGTCGGCATCGCGCAGGGCTGCCTGGACGCCGCCGTCGGGTACGCCGCCGACCGCGACCAGTTCGGCAAGCCGATCGCGTCGTACCAGCTCGTCCAGGAGATGCTGGCGCGGATCGCCCTCGACGTGGACGCCGCGCGGCTGCTGACCTGGCGCGTCGCCGACCTGATCGACCGGGGGCTGCCGTTCGCGACCGAGTCGTCCAAGGCCAAGCTGTTCGCCAGCGAGGCCGCCGTCCGCGCCGCCAACGACGCGCTCCAGGTGTTCGGCGGCTACGGCTACATCGACGAGTACCCCGTCGGCAAGTACCTGCGGGACGCCCGGGTGATGACGCTCTACGAAGGCACGAGTCAGATCCAGACGCTGCTGATCGGCCGCGCGCTGACCGGGGTGAGCGCGTTCTGA
- a CDS encoding ATP-binding SpoIIE family protein phosphatase has translation MAALSGDWSVSPSTGESAWARVEETSAPAGVRRRATALAERLGFAGERLEHVRLAVTEAATNLVKHAGRGEMLVRVVRGGERAMLEFVSVDRGPGMADVPESLRDGVSTSGSLGIGLGMIGRLADDAGLHSRPGEGTILFARFRQPGEGPDACPSAGPPFAGLTRPLDGEEECGDAYAARELDGVVHAILCDGLGHGPLAARAAAEAVRAVRGIDAPTAAGELLDRMHRGLAGTRGAAVAAVTVDPAARRVVFAGLGNIAGWIVAPGRRRGMISTPGIAGVRGRGYREHGYDLPAGAAVVLHSDGLTGRWDLSSRPDLLGRDPLLAAGALLRDAGTRHDDRSVLVIGAGRR, from the coding sequence GTGGCCGCGCTGAGCGGGGACTGGTCGGTCAGCCCGTCCACCGGGGAGTCGGCGTGGGCGCGGGTGGAGGAGACGAGCGCGCCCGCCGGGGTGCGGCGCCGGGCCACGGCGCTGGCCGAGCGGCTCGGGTTCGCGGGCGAGCGCCTGGAGCACGTGCGGCTCGCGGTGACCGAGGCGGCGACGAACCTCGTCAAGCACGCCGGGCGCGGCGAGATGCTGGTGCGCGTCGTGCGCGGCGGGGAGCGGGCGATGCTGGAGTTCGTCAGCGTCGACCGGGGGCCGGGGATGGCCGACGTGCCCGAGTCCCTGCGCGACGGCGTGTCCACCAGCGGCTCGCTCGGCATCGGCCTCGGCATGATCGGGCGGCTCGCCGACGACGCGGGCCTGCACTCCCGGCCGGGCGAGGGGACGATCCTGTTCGCGCGGTTCCGCCAACCGGGCGAGGGCCCGGACGCCTGCCCGTCCGCCGGCCCGCCGTTCGCGGGGCTGACCCGCCCGCTGGACGGCGAGGAGGAGTGCGGCGACGCCTACGCCGCGCGCGAGCTGGACGGCGTCGTCCACGCGATCCTGTGCGACGGCCTCGGGCACGGGCCGCTCGCCGCGCGGGCGGCGGCCGAGGCGGTCCGCGCGGTGCGCGGGATCGACGCGCCGACCGCGGCCGGCGAACTGCTGGACCGGATGCACCGGGGGCTGGCCGGGACGCGCGGCGCCGCGGTCGCGGCCGTCACCGTGGACCCGGCGGCCCGGCGGGTGGTGTTCGCGGGCCTCGGCAACATCGCGGGCTGGATCGTCGCGCCCGGACGCCGCCGGGGCATGATCTCGACGCCCGGGATCGCCGGGGTGCGGGGCCGCGGGTACCGCGAGCACGGCTACGACCTTCCGGCGGGCGCGGCGGTGGTGCTGCACTCCGACGGGCTGACCGGCCGCTGGGACCTGTCGTCGCGTCCGGACCTGCTCGGCCGGGACCCGCTGCTCGCGGCGGGGGCGCTGCTGCGCGACGCCGGGACGCGGCACGACGACCGGTCGGTGCTCGTGATCGGGGCGGGACGGCGATGA
- a CDS encoding fused response regulator/phosphatase, translating into MSRSEAVTALVVDDNATKRYIIGSWLRRAGHTVLEASSAAQTWERLAEHAVDLVVLDVRLPDMSGVEVCERIRADPATASTPVIHISAAAVDAADRAHGLRRGADAYLTDPIDPTEFLATVEAMLRYYRALRRAERLAERTAALTRHSLAVNAAETFEELALVAADSAYDIFGVPASVFLMPPDGRVRRTVGHRAGPEFRQCSPERFGRLTSLTDLGEATGTKVLPLDGPRWKALVPDTVVDGDVALVLSRVKRGRPPICVAIHVEGVPGQEDLDLLRQLGQTLALAMEAMRSFTEQHLISLTLQRSLLPALRPSVPGWEFAVRYEPASDQAEVGGDFYEVLDRGDHVLIAIGDVQGHSLVAATVMAEIRHALRAFAEEGHDGETILRLLNGVMQRYHDDQTATVCIMTLDPRTGWLRVASGGHLPPLFVADGAARYGRGGGLLLGFPAERIEIEETVVPPGGMVMLITDGLIEDRGVSLTDNLERLRDVAVRVDEDLERFSDRVIAEFGHREDDVAMIVIRRDPAESSSVS; encoded by the coding sequence GTGAGCCGGAGTGAGGCGGTCACCGCGCTGGTGGTCGACGACAACGCCACCAAGCGGTACATCATCGGAAGCTGGCTGCGCCGCGCCGGGCACACGGTGCTGGAGGCGTCGTCGGCGGCGCAGACCTGGGAGCGGCTGGCCGAGCACGCGGTGGACCTCGTCGTGCTGGACGTCCGGCTGCCCGACATGAGCGGCGTCGAGGTCTGCGAGCGGATCCGCGCCGATCCCGCGACCGCGTCCACGCCCGTCATCCACATCTCGGCGGCGGCCGTGGACGCCGCCGACCGCGCGCACGGGCTGCGGCGCGGCGCCGACGCCTACCTCACCGACCCGATCGACCCGACGGAGTTCCTCGCGACCGTCGAGGCGATGCTGCGGTACTACCGGGCGCTGCGCCGCGCGGAGCGGCTGGCCGAGCGCACGGCCGCGCTGACCCGGCACTCGCTGGCCGTCAACGCCGCCGAGACGTTCGAGGAGCTGGCGCTCGTCGCGGCCGACAGCGCCTACGACATCTTCGGCGTGCCCGCGTCGGTGTTCCTGATGCCGCCCGACGGCCGCGTCCGCCGGACGGTCGGGCACCGCGCGGGGCCGGAGTTCCGGCAGTGCTCGCCGGAGCGGTTCGGGCGGCTCACGTCGCTGACCGACCTCGGCGAGGCCACCGGGACGAAGGTGCTGCCGCTGGACGGCCCGCGCTGGAAGGCGCTCGTCCCCGACACGGTGGTGGACGGCGACGTCGCGCTGGTGCTGTCGCGGGTGAAGCGGGGACGGCCGCCGATCTGCGTGGCGATCCACGTCGAGGGCGTCCCCGGCCAGGAGGACCTGGACCTGCTGCGCCAGCTCGGGCAGACGCTCGCCCTCGCGATGGAGGCCATGCGGTCCTTCACCGAGCAGCACCTGATCTCGCTGACGCTCCAGCGCAGCCTGCTGCCCGCGCTGCGGCCGTCGGTGCCCGGATGGGAGTTCGCCGTCCGGTACGAGCCCGCGAGCGACCAGGCCGAGGTCGGCGGCGACTTCTACGAGGTGCTGGACCGGGGCGACCACGTCCTCATCGCGATCGGGGACGTGCAGGGGCACTCGCTGGTCGCGGCGACGGTGATGGCCGAGATCCGGCACGCGCTGCGGGCGTTCGCCGAGGAGGGCCACGACGGCGAGACGATCCTGCGGCTGCTCAACGGCGTGATGCAGCGCTACCACGACGACCAGACCGCGACCGTCTGCATCATGACGCTGGATCCCCGGACGGGATGGCTGCGGGTGGCGAGCGGCGGGCACCTCCCGCCGCTGTTCGTCGCCGACGGCGCGGCCCGCTACGGCCGGGGCGGCGGCCTGCTGCTCGGGTTCCCGGCGGAGCGCATCGAGATCGAGGAGACGGTCGTGCCGCCGGGCGGCATGGTCATGCTCATCACCGACGGGCTGATCGAGGACCGCGGGGTCTCGCTGACCGACAATCTCGAACGGCTCCGCGACGTGGCCGTCCGTGTGGACGAGGACTTGGAACGGTTCAGCGACCGGGTGATCGCCGAGTTCGGGCACCGGGAAGACGACGTCGCGATGATCGTCATTCGCCGCGATCCGGCCGAATCGTCCTCGGTCTCCTAG
- a CDS encoding FAD-dependent oxidoreductase — translation MIEGQAPRDTVVPPGDKRYPALSRGFNQRWIAEPEYVRLVRSPEEVRVALADALRERPRDPRRTRITVRSGGHCYEDFVCGDDVRVILDVSPMCAIAHDPVMDAYMVEAGATNWHVYSHLYPLSGTALPGGSCYSVGLGGHITGGGFGLLSRQHGLTVDYLYAVEVAVAGPDRSVQLVTATRDDDGDLGELFWAHTGGGGGNFGIVTRFWFRDLPEPPERVLLTGLAWNWADFTAEDFTALLTAYGEYFRDHQDPRDASGRLFALLKLNHVSNGQIGLIAQVDLDDGTGADAMAGFLEAVDGRIRPPAGAMFAPMGEHAPVAHAALPRVLPWLTATQALNASGENRCGKYKSAYFREPFDSGHIAAMWDYLGNDKFRDYRNPQALIQVDSYGSAINTPRHDTAVRQRDSILKLQYQVYWTRGDVDEPDHVDWIRQTYRATFADTGGVPVVGDATDGCYISYPDADLSDPQWNASEQPWSTLYYKDAYRRLQRVKEQWDPLDVFRHRQSVRPRH, via the coding sequence GTGATCGAGGGACAGGCGCCCCGGGACACCGTCGTGCCGCCGGGCGACAAGCGGTACCCGGCGCTCAGCCGCGGGTTCAACCAGCGCTGGATCGCCGAGCCCGAGTACGTCCGGCTCGTCCGGTCGCCGGAGGAGGTGCGGGTCGCGCTGGCCGACGCGCTGCGCGAACGTCCGCGCGACCCCCGGCGCACCCGGATCACCGTCCGGTCGGGCGGGCACTGCTACGAGGACTTCGTCTGCGGCGACGACGTCCGCGTCATCCTGGACGTCAGCCCGATGTGCGCGATCGCCCACGACCCCGTCATGGACGCGTACATGGTCGAGGCGGGCGCGACGAACTGGCACGTCTACAGCCATCTGTACCCGTTGAGCGGCACCGCGCTGCCGGGCGGGTCGTGCTACTCGGTCGGGCTCGGCGGGCACATCACCGGCGGCGGGTTCGGGCTGCTGTCCCGGCAGCACGGGCTCACGGTCGACTACCTGTACGCGGTGGAGGTCGCGGTCGCCGGGCCGGACCGGTCCGTCCAGCTCGTCACCGCCACCCGCGACGACGACGGCGACCTCGGCGAGCTGTTCTGGGCGCACACCGGGGGCGGCGGCGGGAACTTCGGGATCGTCACCCGGTTCTGGTTCCGGGACCTGCCCGAGCCGCCCGAGCGCGTCCTGCTCACCGGCCTCGCGTGGAACTGGGCCGACTTCACCGCCGAGGACTTCACCGCCCTGCTCACCGCGTACGGCGAGTACTTCCGCGACCACCAGGACCCGCGCGACGCGTCCGGACGGCTGTTCGCGCTGCTCAAGCTCAACCACGTCAGCAACGGGCAGATCGGGCTCATCGCCCAGGTCGACCTGGACGACGGCACCGGCGCGGACGCGATGGCCGGGTTCCTGGAGGCCGTGGACGGCCGGATCCGCCCGCCCGCCGGGGCCATGTTCGCGCCGATGGGCGAGCACGCGCCGGTCGCGCACGCCGCGCTCCCCCGCGTCCTGCCCTGGCTCACGGCCACCCAGGCGCTCAACGCCAGCGGCGAGAACCGCTGCGGCAAGTACAAGTCGGCGTACTTCCGCGAACCGTTCGACTCCGGGCACATCGCGGCGATGTGGGACTACCTCGGCAACGACAAGTTCCGCGACTACCGCAACCCGCAGGCGCTCATCCAGGTGGACTCCTACGGATCGGCGATCAACACGCCCCGCCACGACACGGCCGTCCGCCAGCGCGACTCGATCCTCAAGCTCCAGTACCAGGTGTACTGGACGCGCGGCGACGTGGACGAGCCCGACCACGTCGACTGGATCCGGCAGACCTACCGGGCGACGTTCGCCGACACCGGCGGCGTCCCGGTCGTCGGGGACGCCACCGACGGCTGCTACATCAGCTACCCCGACGCCGACCTGAGCGACCCGCAGTGGAACGCCTCCGAGCAGCCCTGGTCGACGCTCTACTACAAGGACGCCTACCGGCGGCTCCAGCGCGTCAAGGAGCAGTGGGACCCGCTCGACGTGTTCCGCCACCGCCAGTCCGTGCGCCCCCGGCACTGA
- a CDS encoding anti-sigma regulatory factor, translating into MTPETTGEITIASNDDVVRVRQLVRTAATAAGLSLVDQTKIVTAASELARNTLVHGGGGSARVEPAERTGRRPGVRVTFTDDGPGIPDIDRALTEGWTSGGGLGLGLPGARRLVDEFDLRTEPGAGTTVTVTKWPR; encoded by the coding sequence GTGACGCCCGAGACGACGGGCGAGATCACGATCGCGTCCAACGACGACGTGGTGCGCGTCCGGCAGCTCGTCCGGACCGCCGCCACGGCGGCCGGGCTGTCGCTGGTCGACCAGACCAAGATCGTCACGGCGGCGAGCGAGCTGGCCCGCAACACGCTCGTCCACGGCGGCGGCGGGTCGGCGCGGGTCGAGCCGGCCGAGCGGACCGGCCGCCGGCCCGGCGTGCGCGTCACCTTCACCGACGACGGCCCGGGCATCCCCGACATCGACCGGGCGCTCACCGAGGGCTGGACGAGCGGCGGCGGCCTCGGCCTCGGCCTGCCCGGCGCCCGCCGCCTGGTGGACGAGTTCGACCTGCGCACCGAGCCGGGTGCGGGCACGACCGTGACGGTGACCAAGTGGCCGCGCTGA
- a CDS encoding STAS domain-containing protein, which produces MATEAAGATAPMAELLGADAERVLDRWVGLVAENVRGRITERELRAELSELFDLLVRALAEEDGSVRGELRAALAEISRDRARQGFSPTETAVGVFALKQAVLEVIEDKGAGHADFVQFSAFVDDLGLVTFETYAAEREQVIVDQAEQLLELSTPVVKLWDGILGVPLVGTLDSARTQVVMESLLQMLVDTGSQFAVIDITGVPAVDTEVAQHLLKTVMAARLMGTDCVISGIRPQIAQTIVGLGIEFGDIVTKSTLADALAYTLQRSGVRVGDGA; this is translated from the coding sequence TTGGCGACAGAGGCGGCGGGTGCGACGGCCCCGATGGCGGAGCTGCTCGGGGCCGATGCCGAGCGCGTCCTGGACCGGTGGGTGGGCCTGGTCGCCGAGAACGTGCGGGGCCGGATCACCGAGCGGGAGCTGCGGGCGGAGCTGTCGGAGCTGTTCGACCTGCTCGTCCGCGCCCTGGCCGAGGAGGACGGCTCGGTGCGCGGCGAGCTGCGGGCGGCGCTGGCGGAGATCTCGCGCGACCGGGCGCGGCAGGGCTTCAGCCCGACCGAGACGGCCGTCGGCGTGTTCGCGCTCAAGCAGGCCGTGCTGGAGGTCATCGAGGACAAGGGCGCCGGACACGCGGACTTCGTCCAGTTCTCCGCGTTCGTGGACGACCTCGGGCTCGTCACCTTCGAGACCTACGCCGCCGAGCGCGAGCAGGTGATCGTCGACCAGGCCGAGCAGCTTTTGGAGCTGTCGACGCCGGTGGTGAAGCTGTGGGACGGGATCCTCGGCGTCCCGCTCGTCGGCACGCTCGACTCGGCCCGCACCCAGGTGGTCATGGAGTCGCTGCTCCAGATGCTGGTCGACACCGGCTCGCAGTTCGCCGTGATCGACATCACCGGCGTGCCCGCCGTGGACACCGAGGTCGCCCAGCACCTGCTCAAGACCGTCATGGCGGCGCGGCTGATGGGCACCGACTGCGTGATCTCCGGCATCCGCCCGCAGATCGCCCAGACGATCGTCGGCCTCGGCATCGAGTTCGGCGACATCGTCACCAAGTCGACGCTGGCGGACGCGCTCGCCTACACGCTGCAACGCAGCGGCGTCCGGGTCGGGGACGGCGCCTGA
- a CDS encoding sensor histidine kinase, whose product MTSVVLLRFDVVDEAGVVALRQAGREVAAAAGLDASDQVRVATALSEVGRDLFQSGGGAAVTFRLGDRELVIELTRQGEAGPSGEGVRAGARLMDEVAEDDADIRLVKRLPPGARTPGPGVLGPLRARLERLVPLPALEELRNRNAELVEALEDVRRQREDLRALNAELEETNRGVLALYNEISAELEETNRGVVALYAELEEKSDLLVDAGEAKSRFWATISHELRTPVNGIIGLARLLLDPGADPLTAEQRHQLDLIAQAGGTMLSLVNELLDMAKAERGLLEPHPAPVDVRALLAMLSGLLAPMAARSGVALVVDTADAPDVLVTDETMLARVLRNILANGLTFTAAGEVRATVRAEPGRVVFVVADTGRGIPAGDRERVFEEFYQVPGAGGGGTGLGLPYARRLARVLGGDLLLDSVLGTGTTVTLVLPHAEGVAT is encoded by the coding sequence ATGACGTCGGTCGTGCTGCTGCGGTTCGACGTCGTCGACGAGGCGGGCGTCGTCGCGCTGCGCCAGGCGGGCCGCGAGGTCGCCGCCGCCGCCGGCCTGGACGCGTCGGACCAGGTCCGCGTCGCGACCGCGCTGAGCGAGGTGGGCCGCGACCTGTTCCAGTCGGGCGGCGGCGCCGCGGTGACGTTCCGGCTCGGCGACCGGGAGCTGGTGATCGAGCTGACCCGGCAGGGGGAGGCGGGGCCGTCCGGCGAGGGCGTCCGGGCGGGCGCCCGGCTGATGGACGAGGTCGCCGAGGACGACGCGGACATCCGGCTCGTCAAGCGCCTGCCGCCGGGCGCCCGCACCCCCGGCCCGGGGGTGCTCGGCCCGCTGCGGGCCCGGCTGGAACGGCTCGTGCCGCTCCCGGCGCTGGAGGAACTGCGCAACCGCAACGCCGAGCTGGTCGAGGCGCTGGAGGACGTCCGGCGGCAGCGGGAGGACCTGCGGGCCCTCAACGCCGAGCTGGAGGAGACCAACCGGGGCGTGCTCGCCCTTTACAACGAGATCTCCGCCGAGCTGGAGGAGACCAACCGGGGCGTCGTCGCGCTGTACGCCGAGCTGGAGGAGAAGTCCGACCTGCTGGTCGACGCGGGCGAGGCCAAGAGCCGGTTCTGGGCGACGATCAGCCACGAGCTGCGGACGCCGGTGAACGGGATCATCGGGCTGGCCCGGCTGCTGCTGGACCCCGGCGCCGACCCGCTCACCGCCGAGCAGCGCCACCAGCTCGACCTGATCGCCCAGGCGGGCGGGACGATGCTGTCGCTCGTCAACGAGCTCCTGGACATGGCCAAGGCCGAACGCGGCCTGCTGGAGCCGCATCCGGCGCCGGTGGACGTCCGCGCGCTGCTCGCCATGCTGTCCGGGCTGCTGGCGCCGATGGCCGCGCGGTCCGGCGTGGCGCTGGTCGTGGACACGGCGGACGCGCCGGACGTCCTGGTCACCGACGAGACGATGCTCGCCCGCGTCCTGCGGAACATCCTCGCGAACGGGCTGACGTTCACCGCTGCGGGCGAGGTGCGCGCGACCGTCCGCGCCGAGCCCGGACGGGTCGTGTTCGTCGTCGCCGACACCGGCCGGGGCATCCCCGCCGGCGACCGCGAGCGGGTCTTCGAGGAGTTCTACCAGGTTCCGGGCGCCGGAGGCGGCGGCACCGGGCTCGGACTGCCGTACGCGCGGCGGCTCGCCCGCGTCCTCGGCGGAGACCTTCTGCTGGACAGCGTGCTCGGGACGGGTACGACCGTCACACTGGTCCTGCCGCACGCGGAAGGAGTAGCGACGTGA